In Corylus avellana chromosome ca2, CavTom2PMs-1.0, the following proteins share a genomic window:
- the LOC132171924 gene encoding uncharacterized protein LOC132171924 isoform X1, giving the protein MAAIASVSQWNPEDDLLLKNAVEAGASLEALAKGAVRFSRKFTVRELRDRWRSLLYDPDVSAEASARMVEHELSFTGNAPTVLRRRSVIEAPPGKRKAESVREMYSAMRKRLSSNQVFQPFDLGFLHEDDRISDGGDCQKRVKFGYDEPLSMIGDHIEDRSGFRSVVSANAIVNNESEFVFERKDTNTNPTLGDNIVDEFGNSSDAEDIGPSDMPIWKTIEDVSAPAMPISMSVGDKDQPEAETLMLPEDDDSEPILKVGDFVDLSDCLLNLANEDGILLVDEDGKDAVNNSLNSILLSPFSSNVHDDNDVPNVCEPQRLVLNTGLDVDDDRSQSGRGDQHGACSSEVDMAMSISVPEEERDCTLNTESTEIPCNDNICLPISSAFSPMPSSSTHQRNGEQGMSLKKKGENPTQSFTRMVGLDTVPESSPKHPIVGFGVKPRSSGGNGLAVGSKEITVVHVDPSQARSVSATPKSAIDGALKIEETSAPATVREHAMLHAQQGSTFLEAEANTPTVELEESDSDCDIPCFFDIEAMILEMDLCPDDQDSYISREVSRYQHEGTKRRIIRLEQCSRSSMQRAIASQGALAILYGRHLKQYIKKTEVILGRATIDSEVDINLGEEGRANKVSRRQALIKMEQDGSFFLKNLGKSSIFLNGKEVARGQRLSLNSGSLIEIREMAFVFEMNHKSVRRYLANAAKKTQDENTIFEWSPEGAHE; this is encoded by the exons ATGGCTGCAATTGCTTCAGTCTCTCAATGGAACCCGGAGGACGACCTCTTGTTGAAGAACGCTGTCGAG GCAGGTGCTTCTTTGGAGGCACTTGCCAAAGGTGCTGTCCGATTCTCCCGAAAATTTACGGTTCGTGAATTGCGAGATCGGTGGCGGTCTCTCCTTTACGACCCTGATGTTTCGGCCGAAGCCTCTGCTCGCATGGTGGAACACGAACTTTCCTTTACCGGAAACGCGCCGACGGTCTTGCGGCGGAGAAGCGTGATAGAAGCTCCACCGGGCAAACGAAAAGCCGAAAGCGTCCGTGAAATGTACTCAGCGATGCGGAAGAGACTGTCCAGCAATCAAGTATTTCAACCATTTGATCTAGGTTTTCTCCATGAGGATGATCGCATCAGCGATGGCGGTGATTGTCAAAAGCGTGTGAAATTTGGTTACGATGAGCCTCTGTCTATGATTGGCGATCATATTGAGGACCGTTCAGGGTTTCGGAGTGTGGTTTCTGCCAATGCCATAGTGAATAATGAGAGCGAGTTTGTTTTTGAGCGAAAAGATACAAATACTAACCCTACTCTTGGAGATAATATAGTTGATGAGTTTGGGAATAGCTCGGATGCTGAGGATATAGGGCCGTCGGATATGCCTATCTGGAAGACGATCGAGGACGTCTCGGCGCCTGCAATGCCGATCAGTATGAGCGTCGGAGATAAGGATCAGCCTGAGGCGGAGACATTGATGCTTCCCGAAGATGACGATTCCGAGCCGATTCTGAAAGTCGGTGATTTCGTGGACCTTTCCGATTGTCTATTGAACCTTGCAAACGAGGATGGGATTCTCTTAGTGGACGAAGATGGGAAAGACGCTGTGAATAATAGCCTTAATTCGATTCTTTTGAGTCCTTTTAGTAGTAATGTTCATGATGATAATGATGTACCAAATGTTTGTGAGCCTCAGAGATTGGTCTTGAATACAGGGTtagatgttgatgatgatcGGTCTCAGTCTGGCCGTGGTGATCAGCATGGTGCTTGTTCTTCTGAAGTTGACATGGCTATGTCTATATCAGTGCCTGAGGAAGAGAGGGATTGCACATTGAATACTGAGAGCACAGAGATCCCGTGCAATGATAATATATGCTTACCTATATCATCTGCTTTTTCTCCTATGCCATCATCCTCTACCCATCAAAGAAACGGTGAACAAGGAATGAGCTTGAAGAAGAAAGGTGAAAATCCAACACAATCTTTTACTCGGATGGTGGGTCTAGACACAGTGCCAGAGAGCAGTCCAAAGCACCCAATTGTTGGTTTTGGAGTCAAGCCTAGGTCGTCTGGTGGTAACGGTCTTGCTGTAGGCTCCAAAGAGATTACCGTTGTCCACGTTGACCCAAGTCAAGCAAGATCAGTAAGTGCAACTCCAAAGTCGGCCATAGATGGAGCACTGAAAATAGAG GAAACCAGTGCTCCAGCTACAGTAAGGGAGCACGCAATGTTACATGCACAGCAAGGTTCCACTTTTCTTGAAGCAGAAGCAAATACCCCAACAGTAGAGCTTGAAGAATCTGATAGTGATTGCGACATTCCTTGCTTTTTTGATATTGAAGCAATG ATACTCGAAATGGATTTATGTCCAGATGATCAGGATTCATATATTAGTAGAGAAG TCTCAAGGTATCAACATGAAGGTACTAAGAGGAGAATCATAAGGTTGGAACAGTGTTCCCGATCTTCGATGCAAAGAGCCATTGCATCTCAAGGTGCACTTGCAATTTTGTATGGCCGCCATCTGAAACAGTATATTAAGAAGACTGAG GTCATACTTGGCAGAGCAACAATTGACAGTGAGGTTGATATTAACTTAGGAGAAGAAGGACGCGCTAACAAAGTATCTAGACGGCAG GCTCTTATAAAGATGGAACAGGatggttctttctttttgaagaaTCTTGGCAAGAGCTCAATCTTTTTGAATGGCAAAGAAGTTGCTCGTGGACAGCGTCTGAGTCTCAATTCTGGTAGTTTGATTGAG ATTAGGGAGATGGCATTTGTGTTCGAGATGAACCACAAATCCGTGAGGCGGTATCTAGCCAATGCTGCCAAAAAAACCCAAGATGAAAACACCATTTTCGAATGGTCACCTGAGGGAGCCCATGAATAG
- the LOC132171710 gene encoding aldehyde dehydrogenase family 3 member F1, protein MAEVEKSLAELRQTFRSGRTRSVAWRKTQLRALLDLIRDKEDLIFEALHQDLGKHPVEAYRDEVGVVTKSATYSLSNVEKWMAPKKGDLPLLFFPAKGEVLPEPLGVVLIFGSWNFPFDVTLDPLIGAISAGNAVVLKPSEHAPASSAFLARTLPIYLDDSAIRVIEGGAGVSEQLLQHKWDKIFFTGSPRVGRLVMTAAAKHLTPVTLELGGKCPVILDSLSNPSDAKVAVKRIIGGKWGACSGQACVGVDYILLEDKFKTNLIELLKKTIKKFYGEDPINSKSIARIVNKQQFERLRNLLQDPLVSASIVHGGSLDEEKLLIEPTILLNPPLDADIMTEEIFGPLLPIITLDNIKESIDFINSRPKPLAVYAFTKDGTFKRQILAETSSGSVTFNDILVQFVCDGLPFGGVGQSGFGRYHGKYSFDTFSHEKAVMHRSFFPEIEPRYPPWNDFKLKFIRLAYNFDYLGMLLAFMGLKR, encoded by the exons ATGGCAGAAGTAGAGAAAAGCTTGGCCGAGCTAAGACAAACCTTTAGAAGTGGAAGAACTCGAAGTGTTGCATGGAGGAAAACCCAGCTCAGGGCGCTCCTTGACCTCATCCGTGACAAAGAAGATTTGATATTCGAAGCTCTCCATCAAGATCTTGGGAAGCACCCTGTTGAAGCTTACCGCGATGAg GTTGGGGTTGTGACAAAATCAGCCACGTATTCTTTGAGCAATGTTGAGAAATGGATGGCCCCTAAGAAG GGAGATTTGCCTTTGCTTTTCTTCCCAGCAAAAGGAGAAGTGCTGCCCGAACCGCTTGGTGTGGTTCTCATCTTTGGATCTTGGAACTTCCCTTTCG ACGTTACTCTGGATCCACTGATAGGAGCTATATCTGCCGGGAATGCAGTGGTTCTAAAACCGTCAGAGCATGCTCCAGCATCCTCTGCTTTTCTAGCTAGAACTCTCCCTATTTACTTGGATGACAGTGCCATTAGAGTCATTGAGGGTGGAGCAGGTGTAAGTGAACAACTACTGCAGCATAAATGGGACAAGATATTCTTTACCG GAAGCCCACGAGTTGGGCGTCTTGTCATGACTGCGGCTGCAAAGCACTTGACACCTGTTACTCTTGAGCTGGGAGGAAAATGCCCTGTAATCCTCGATTCCCTCTCCAATCCTTCAGATGCAAAG GTGGCAGTCAAACGAATTATAGGAGGGAAGTGGGGGGCATGCAGTGGACAGGCATGTGTAGGAGTAGACTATATACTCCTTGAAGACAAATTCAAGACCAATTTG ATAGAATTATTAAAGAAGACGATCAAGAAATTCTATGGAGAGGATCCAATTAACTCAAAGAGCATTGCCAGAATAGTAAACAAGCAACAATTTGAGAGATTGCGGAATCTTCTTCAAGATCCTCTTGTTTCAGCTTCCATTGTTCATGGCGGTTCACTAGATGAAGAAAAACT GTTAATCGAGCCGACAATATTATTAAATCCTCCACTTGACGCGGACATCATGACTGAAGAAATCTTTGGCCCCCTGCTCCCGATAATCACT CTGGATAACATCAAAGAAAGCATTGACTTCATAAATTCAAGGCCAAAACCTCTTGCCGTTTATGCCTTCACGAAAGATGGAACATTCAAGAGACAGATTCTAGCAGAAACATCCTCAGGAAGTGTAACTTTCAATGACATCTTAGTTCAA TTTGTTTGTGATGGTTTACCATTTGGAGGTGTTGGTCAAAGCGGCTTTGGGAGGTACCATGGTAAGTACTCTTTTGATACTTTCAGCCACGAAAAAGCGGTTATGCATAGAAGTTTCTTCCCAGAAATTGAGCCAAGGTATCCGCCGTGGAACGACTTCAAGCTGAAATTCATCAGATTGGCATATAACTTTGACTACCTTGGAATGCTACTAGCCTTCATGGGTCTGAAAAGATAG
- the LOC132171711 gene encoding agamous-like MADS-box protein TM6, whose protein sequence is METSFSSSLLSFPSRIKIHPTCYLLSPQTKPLWRRKMGRGKIEIKRIENQTNRQVTYSKRRNGIMKKAQELTVLCDAKVSLIMLSSNDKLHEYTSPTTTTKNIYDLYQKSKDTDLWSSHFERMLEELKKQKDINHRLNREIRQRLGQDLNGVSFEELRRLELKVFASKEVIRARKDHVIKTSTETFRKKIKNLEQRHNGLLLDLRAKCEDPHYGLVDNGGDHVYESEMALANGASNLYAFRHLNLHDGGFGSKDLRLA, encoded by the exons ATGGAAActtctttttcatcttctctgCTCTCTTTCCCTTCAAGAATCAAGATCCACCCCACCTGCTATTTGCTCTCCCCACAAACTAAACCGCTTTGGAGAAGAAAGATGGGTCGTGGGAAGATCGAGATCAAGAGGATCGAGAACCAGACGAACCGGCAGGTCACCTACTCCAAACGACGGAATGGTATTATGAAGAAAGCTCAGGAGCTCACCGTCCTTTGTGATGCTAAGGTCTCCCTCATCATGCTCTCTAGCAATGACAAGCTCCACGAGTACACTAGCCCCACCACAAC AACAAAGAACATCTATGATCTGTACCAAAAGAGTAAGGACACTGACCTGTGGAGCTCCCACTTTGAg AGGATGCTAGAAGAGCTGAAGAAGCAGAAGGATATTAACCATAGATTGAACAGAGAGATAAG GCAGAGGCTGGGTCAGGATCTGAACGGTGTCAGCTTCGAAGAACTGCGTCGTCTTGAGCTTAAGGTGTTTGCTTCCAAGGAAGTCATTCGCGCCCGAAAG GACCACGTGATCAAAACTTCGACTGAAACCTTCAGGAAAAAG ATTAAGAACTTGGAGCAAAGACACAACGGTCTCCTGCTCGATCTT AGAGCAAAATGTGAGGATCCACACTATGGGTTGGTGGACAATGGAGGAGATCACGTGTATGAATCCGAAATGGCCTTAGCAAATGGTGCTTCCAACCTGTATGCATTCCGCCATCTGAATCTCCATGATGGGGGATTTGGATCCAAGGATCTGCGCCTCGCTTGA
- the LOC132171924 gene encoding uncharacterized protein LOC132171924 isoform X2, with the protein MAAIASVSQWNPEDDLLLKNAVEAGASLEALAKGAVRFSRKFTVRELRDRWRSLLYDPDVSAEASARMVEHELSFTGNAPTVLRRRSVIEAPPGKRKAESVREMYSAMRKRLSSNQVFQPFDLGFLHEDDRISDGGDCQKRVKFGYDEPLSMIGDHIEDRSGFRSVVSANAIVNNESEFVFERKDTNTNPTLGDNIVDEFGNSSDAEDIGPSDMPIWKTIEDVSAPAMPISMSVGDKDQPEAETLMLPEDDDSEPILKVGDFVDLSDCLLNLANEDGILLVDEDGKDAVNNSLNSILLSPFSSNVHDDNDVPNVCEPQRLVLNTGLDVDDDRSQSGRGDQHGACSSEVDMAMSISVPEEERDCTLNTESTEIPCNDNICLPISSAFSPMPSSSTHQRNGEQGMSLKKKGENPTQSFTRMVGLDTVPESSPKHPIVGFGVKPRSSGGNGLAVGSKEITVVHVDPSQARSETSAPATVREHAMLHAQQGSTFLEAEANTPTVELEESDSDCDIPCFFDIEAMILEMDLCPDDQDSYISREVSRYQHEGTKRRIIRLEQCSRSSMQRAIASQGALAILYGRHLKQYIKKTEVILGRATIDSEVDINLGEEGRANKVSRRQALIKMEQDGSFFLKNLGKSSIFLNGKEVARGQRLSLNSGSLIEIREMAFVFEMNHKSVRRYLANAAKKTQDENTIFEWSPEGAHE; encoded by the exons ATGGCTGCAATTGCTTCAGTCTCTCAATGGAACCCGGAGGACGACCTCTTGTTGAAGAACGCTGTCGAG GCAGGTGCTTCTTTGGAGGCACTTGCCAAAGGTGCTGTCCGATTCTCCCGAAAATTTACGGTTCGTGAATTGCGAGATCGGTGGCGGTCTCTCCTTTACGACCCTGATGTTTCGGCCGAAGCCTCTGCTCGCATGGTGGAACACGAACTTTCCTTTACCGGAAACGCGCCGACGGTCTTGCGGCGGAGAAGCGTGATAGAAGCTCCACCGGGCAAACGAAAAGCCGAAAGCGTCCGTGAAATGTACTCAGCGATGCGGAAGAGACTGTCCAGCAATCAAGTATTTCAACCATTTGATCTAGGTTTTCTCCATGAGGATGATCGCATCAGCGATGGCGGTGATTGTCAAAAGCGTGTGAAATTTGGTTACGATGAGCCTCTGTCTATGATTGGCGATCATATTGAGGACCGTTCAGGGTTTCGGAGTGTGGTTTCTGCCAATGCCATAGTGAATAATGAGAGCGAGTTTGTTTTTGAGCGAAAAGATACAAATACTAACCCTACTCTTGGAGATAATATAGTTGATGAGTTTGGGAATAGCTCGGATGCTGAGGATATAGGGCCGTCGGATATGCCTATCTGGAAGACGATCGAGGACGTCTCGGCGCCTGCAATGCCGATCAGTATGAGCGTCGGAGATAAGGATCAGCCTGAGGCGGAGACATTGATGCTTCCCGAAGATGACGATTCCGAGCCGATTCTGAAAGTCGGTGATTTCGTGGACCTTTCCGATTGTCTATTGAACCTTGCAAACGAGGATGGGATTCTCTTAGTGGACGAAGATGGGAAAGACGCTGTGAATAATAGCCTTAATTCGATTCTTTTGAGTCCTTTTAGTAGTAATGTTCATGATGATAATGATGTACCAAATGTTTGTGAGCCTCAGAGATTGGTCTTGAATACAGGGTtagatgttgatgatgatcGGTCTCAGTCTGGCCGTGGTGATCAGCATGGTGCTTGTTCTTCTGAAGTTGACATGGCTATGTCTATATCAGTGCCTGAGGAAGAGAGGGATTGCACATTGAATACTGAGAGCACAGAGATCCCGTGCAATGATAATATATGCTTACCTATATCATCTGCTTTTTCTCCTATGCCATCATCCTCTACCCATCAAAGAAACGGTGAACAAGGAATGAGCTTGAAGAAGAAAGGTGAAAATCCAACACAATCTTTTACTCGGATGGTGGGTCTAGACACAGTGCCAGAGAGCAGTCCAAAGCACCCAATTGTTGGTTTTGGAGTCAAGCCTAGGTCGTCTGGTGGTAACGGTCTTGCTGTAGGCTCCAAAGAGATTACCGTTGTCCACGTTGACCCAAGTCAAGCAAGATCA GAAACCAGTGCTCCAGCTACAGTAAGGGAGCACGCAATGTTACATGCACAGCAAGGTTCCACTTTTCTTGAAGCAGAAGCAAATACCCCAACAGTAGAGCTTGAAGAATCTGATAGTGATTGCGACATTCCTTGCTTTTTTGATATTGAAGCAATG ATACTCGAAATGGATTTATGTCCAGATGATCAGGATTCATATATTAGTAGAGAAG TCTCAAGGTATCAACATGAAGGTACTAAGAGGAGAATCATAAGGTTGGAACAGTGTTCCCGATCTTCGATGCAAAGAGCCATTGCATCTCAAGGTGCACTTGCAATTTTGTATGGCCGCCATCTGAAACAGTATATTAAGAAGACTGAG GTCATACTTGGCAGAGCAACAATTGACAGTGAGGTTGATATTAACTTAGGAGAAGAAGGACGCGCTAACAAAGTATCTAGACGGCAG GCTCTTATAAAGATGGAACAGGatggttctttctttttgaagaaTCTTGGCAAGAGCTCAATCTTTTTGAATGGCAAAGAAGTTGCTCGTGGACAGCGTCTGAGTCTCAATTCTGGTAGTTTGATTGAG ATTAGGGAGATGGCATTTGTGTTCGAGATGAACCACAAATCCGTGAGGCGGTATCTAGCCAATGCTGCCAAAAAAACCCAAGATGAAAACACCATTTTCGAATGGTCACCTGAGGGAGCCCATGAATAG